From Anopheles darlingi chromosome 2, idAnoDarlMG_H_01, whole genome shotgun sequence, the proteins below share one genomic window:
- the LOC125950318 gene encoding COP9 signalosome complex subunit 6: protein MSQQPAEEKMDVDNEGVSAAAGAAAASTSSAAAAAPTASTSQGSPSPVPAAGTSGLSGKAAPEGKNVMAGSATVPSVTCSLHPLVIMNISDHWTRTRAQKGSKPLAFGALIGKQKGRNIEVMNSFELKYDILNDDVVIMMDYYHVKEEQYKQVFSDLDFLGWYTTDGIPTEKHINIHRQICEINECPIMLLLDPLSRNMNQLPISVYESVIDIVQGDAMMLFVPLSYTLATEEAERIGVDHVARMSTNESDENSTVVEHLLAQYSAIKMLNSRVKIVLAYIKAVESGQLEPNQEILRMAYSLSRRLPVVQNPAFKEEFYTQSNDVGLITYLGALTKVSNDMNQLVNKFNVLYDRQGMGRRLRGIFF from the exons ATGAGCCAACAACCCGCCGAAGAGAAGATGGATGTGGACAACGAGGGTgtatcggcggcggcgggtgCGGCAGCGGCCAGCACCTCGTccgcagcggccgcagcaccAACCGCCTCGACCTCGCAAGGTTCACCTTCGCCGGTACCGGCCGCTGGAACGAGCGGTCTGAGCGGAAAAGCTGCACCGGAAGGCAAAAATGTAATGGCCGGAAGTGCGACGGTTCCTTCCGTAACGTGCTCGCTGCATCCGCTCGTTATCATGAACATTTCCGACCACTGGACACGCACCAGGGCGCAGAAAGGCAGTAAGCCGCTGGCGTTCGGGGCGCTTATCGGGAAGCAGAAAGGCCGGAACATCGAGGTAATGAACTCCTTCGAGCTTAAGTACGATATACTCAACGACGACGTGGTCATCATGATGGATTACTACCACGTGAAGGAAGAACAAT ATAAGCAAGTGTTTAGTGATTTGGATTTTCTAGGCTGGTACACGACGGACGGTATTCCGACGGAGAAGCACATCAACATCCACAGACAGATCTGTGAAATCAACGAATGTCCCATAATGCTCTTGCTAGACCCACTCAGTCGGAACATGAAC CAACTACCTATTTCCGTTTACGAGTCTGTGATCGACATAGTGCAGGGCGATGCCATGATGCTGTTCGTGCCACTCAGCTACACGTTGGCCACCGAGGAAGCGGAGCGGATCGGAGTCGATCATGTCGCGCGCATGTCGACCAACGAATCGGACGAAAACTCCACCGTTGTCGAGCATCTGCTGGCACAGTACAGTGCGATCAAGATGCTAAACTCTCGCGTGAAGATCGTTCTTGCCTACATCAAAGCGGTCGAGAGTGGGCAGCTCGAGCCAAATCAGGAGATACTGCGCATGGCCTACTCGCTGAGTCGTCGTTTACCCGTGGTACAGAATCCCGCGTTCAAGGAAGAGTTTTATACG CAATCTAACGATGTGGGACTGATAACTTACCTCGGCGCGTT